ATTTTTAATTTCAATTATCTGCGTTTCGTGAACACCGAATCGCTGACGCCGTTTTTAAATCAACCGGCGATTCACAAACAGATCGGGTTGGATTACGGCTTCGGCATCATTTACCGGCCGTTCTTGAACAACAACGCGATTTTCACGCTGTCGACAACGGCGTTTACGCCGCTCAACGGCTTTGCGGACATTTTCGAATCGCGGCAGCAGTTGTTCTCGGTGTTCACGTCGCTGATTTTTACGTATTGAAAACTGAATTGTATTCAGAGCTTTTCTTTGACAGGATTTTAAGAAAAGTAATTCAGTGAGGAGGATTCATCATGATGCAGTATGGAGAGTTGCGAAAAGCCGGCATCAACGCCGAAAAGAAAAAACCCAACATCGTTTATTATGAAGGAGAAAACTTTGGAGAATTCGAGGCCGACATCTTGGTTGAAAATGCGATTATTTTGGAACTCAAATCGGTTCGACAATTGGCCAAGGCTCACGAAGTGCAGCTCATCAATTATCTTGTTGCCACCGGCAAGGACGTCGGATTACTTTTGAATTTTGGGGAAGAAAAAGTTGACGTAAAGAGAAAAGTAAGGGAACTAAACCAATATTCTAGACAAACGGAAGCCTGAAGCTTTTGGGGCGCAATAACAGCTTTTTTTCGACAGGATTAACAAGATCAACAGGATTTTTAAAAAATTAACTTTAGTTTAAGTTTTTATCCTGATAATCCTGTTATCCCGTCAAAAATACTTTCAGGAGTTCTCATTAACTTTGTCTTTTCTGGCCATCTCAACAAGCAGTTCTTGATCGGAGAAAGTACTATGAAACGAAATAATGGAGTCTGGCTCGTTCTGGTGATCTTGGTTTTTGTTTTGGGCCGATTTCAAGCCGCCCTGGCGCAAGAGCAGGAATCGAAGCTGATCCGGCAAACGCAGGAAGAAGCCGATCGCAAAAGCAAGGGCTGCCTCACCTGCCATGCGAAAATCGAAAATCCCAACATGCACAAATCCACGGCGATCAAGCTGGGCTGCACGGATTGCCACGGCGGCAACGCCGAGGCGACAACGGTGAAAGCCGGCCACGTGAAGCCGCGCTTTGAGGATAAATGGAAAACTTCAGCCAATCCCGTCAACTCGTATACGCTGTTGAACAAGGAAACCCCGGCGTTTGTGAAGTTCGTCAATCCCGGGGATTTGCGCGCGGCGGATGAAACCTGCGGGCCGTGCCATGCGAAACAAGTGTTGCAAGTGAAAAAGAGCATGATGACGACTTCGGCGCTGCTATGGGGCGGCGCGGCGTATAACAACGGCATCATTTCCACCAAAAATTATATTTTGGGCGAGAGCTACAGCCGTGATGGCTTTCCGCAGCAGATCAACACCGTGCCGGCGCCGACCGCTGATGAGATGAAATACAAGGGAATTTTGCCGGCGCTCTTTCCGCTGCCGCGTTGGGAAATCACGCAGCCGGGCGATTATTACCGCAGCTTCGAGCGCGGCGGCAAAGTGTTTCGCGGCAATCCCTCGGAGATCGGCATTCCCAATCCGCTCGAGGAGCCGGGCAAGCCGGACAACAAGCTCAGCGACCGCGGCAAGGGCACACAATTGCTCATCAGCTCGCCGGTGCTCAATATTCACAAAACGCGGTTGAACGATCCGCATCTTTCGTTCATGGGCACCAACGATCATCCCGGGGATTATCGTTCGAGCGGTTGCTCGGCATGTCACGTGGTGTATGCCAACGACCGCTCGTTCGTGCATTCCGGGCCGTATGCGAAATTCGGCAATCGCGGCCAAAGCCGGACGGCGGATACGACGATCTCGAAAACGGAATCCGGGCATCCGCTGAAGCATGTCTTCACGACCTCGATTCCGTCGAGCCAGTGCATGGTGTGTCACATGCACCAACCGAATGCGTTCCTGAACACGTATTTCGGTTATCAAATGTGGGATTATGAAACCGACGGCGAGGGCATGTATCCGGCAAAGCAAAAGTATCCCTCCAACGCCGAGGCGTTCAAGCTGTTGGCCTCGAATCCGGAAGAGGCGGTGCTGCGCGGCAATTGGGGCGATTATGAATTTCTCGCCAAAGTTAGCGAGGCGAATCCCAAGCGGAAGAACAGCCAGTTCTCCGATTATCACGGCCACGGCTGGGTTTTTCGCGCGGTGTTCAACAAAGATCGCAAGGGCAATTTGCTGGATAAAGACGGCAAAATCGTTCCGCCGGAATCCGAGCATAAATTTCACGGCGTGGTGCCGCTCGAAGATCCGGAGAAAGGTTTTTGCAATGAGGAATGCCGGCAGGCGCAAAAGGCGGTGCATCTGAAGGACATTCACGCGGAAAAAGGCATGCACTGCGTCGATTGTCATTTTTCGCGGGACAATCACGGCACCGGCCAGCTCGTCGGCGAGTTTCACAATGCGATTGAAATTCAATGCGTCGATTGCCACGGCACCATCACCGAGCGTGCGAGCTTGCGGACTTCCGGCCTCGCCGCGCCACCGGGCGGCACCAATCTCGCGGAGCTGAACACGCCGTTCGGCGACCGGCGTTTTCTGAGACGCGCCAATCGCATTTTCCAGCGCTCGATGCTTTTTGATACGCTGCGCTGGGAAATTCCGCAAGTGATGGACATCATCGATCCCACTTCGCCGCGCTACAATGCCAGGGCGCGCCTGGCCAAACTGATGGGCAAGAACGGCGAGATGACGCCGGCCTCGAACCCGGCGCAGTTGGCGCATGCGAATGAAAAAATGGAATGCTACACCTGCCACACCTCGTGGATCACGAACTGCTTCGGCTGCCATTTGCCGCAGCAGGCGAATTGGAAGAAGGACATGAACCATTACGAAGGCGAGACCTCGCGGAACTGGACGACGTACAACCCGCAGGTGTTGCGCGACGAGGGTTTCATGTTGTGTATCAACGCGACGACGAAGGGCAATAAAGTGGCGCCGGCGCGTTCGTCGAGCGCGTTGGTTTTAAGCTCGAAAAATGCCAACCGCGAGCAAATTTATTTGCAGCAGCCACCGATTTCAGCGCCGGGTTACAGCAGCCAGGCGTTCAATCCGCATTTTCCGCACACCGTACGCACGAAGGAAACCCGCGTCTGCACCGATTGCCATCTTTCTTCCAAAAACGACAACAACGCCTGGATGGCGCAGGTGCTGTTGCACGGCACCAATCTCGTCAATTTCATTGGCAAATACGCCTACGTCGGCATGGGCAAGCACGGTTTCGAGGCGGTGCAGGTAACGGTCGATGAAGAGCCGCAGGCGGTGATCGGCAGTTACTTGCACAAGCTGGCGTATCCGGATTATTACAAAAAGCACGAGCGGGCCGGCAAAAAACTGCAAACCGCTTATCATCACGGCGGCACGAATATTTTGAGCGTGCAGTTGCGCGGCGAGTATCTGTACACGGCGAACGGTGAAGATGGTTTTCGCGTTTACGATGTGGCAAATGTTGATAACAAAGGCTTCTCCGAGCGGATGGTTTCAGCACCGGTTTCACCGTTCGGACAGGACACGCAGGTGAAAACGAAATTCGCCACCGCGGTCGCGCTGCCGACCAACATGCCGGTCGACACCCGGCGTGTGTATCGCCCGGAGAATCAGGAGCAGTGGCCGATTCATCCGTCGTACAGCTACGCTTACATCACGGACAAATACGAAGGCTTGATTATCGTTGACGTGATGACCCTGGTGGACGGCGATCCGCGCAACAACTTTTTGAAGCGCGCGGTGACGTTCAATCCCAGCGGCGTGTTGAACGGCGCGGTGAATTTGACCGTGGCCGGCAATTACGCTTACATTCTTTGCGATGTCGGGCTGGTGGTCGTCAGCATCGCCAATCCGCTGCAACCCCGGGTTGTTGGTGGCATTAAATCGCCGGAGCTTAAAAAACCCAGGGCCATCGCCGTGCAGTTTCGTTATGCTTTCATTTGCGATGAAGAAGGCGTGAAGGTGGTCGAGATCACCACGCCGGAAAAGCCGCGATTGGTGCCGAACAACCTCGTGAAACTGGCCGAGTCGCATGATATTTACGTGGCGCGCACGTATGCCTACGTCGCGGCCGGCAAGCAAGGCCTGGCGATTATCGACGTGGAAAATCCCGAAGCAATGAAGCTCGATCAAATGTTCACGGCGGACGGCGTGATGAACGATGTGCGCGGCGTCAAAGTCGCGGCGACCAATGCGAGTATCTTCGCGTACGTCGCCGACGGCAAGAACGGCTTGCGGGTGCTGCAACTGACTTCGCCGGGCGATACGCCGACGTATCTCGGCTTCAGCCCGCGGCCGAATCCGAAACTGATTGCCACGCACAAAGGCCACGGCGAGGCGATTGCGGTGTCGAAAGGCTTGGATCGCGACCGCGCGGTTGACGAGAGCGGCAATCAGGTGAGCATCTTTGGCCGCCTCGGCTCGCGTCCGTTCACCCTCGAAGAGCAGCGCCGGTTGTATTGGAAAAATGGCAAGATTTGGACGGTGAGCGACGACGGCAAGGTTAACATGGAACAAGGCGGAAATGGGAGGGCGATTGGGAGTAAGTAAATCAAGCCAAACTTCTGAGCAGGTGGCATTGACCGGTCACTGAAACTCCTCGACAAATAACTTGATGGATATCGACGATGAGCAAACACGCATTTCTCAAAATCTTTGGCTCGGTGATAACGTTGACGTTTTTGCCTGCCAAGAATCTGGCGCAACAATACCAAACCCTCGGCCCGGCGAGCTGCGGCCTCGGCCAAACCAACTGCCACACGCGGGAAAACGGCTGGTGGACCACCGATGCCCATCACAACAGTCTGGATCGCTTTTATGAACCGGACGAAGAGTGTTTGCAAATTGCCAAGCTCTACGGCATCACACCGGCAGACATGCTCAAGGGCAACAAAGGCTGTATGCGTTGTCATGGCACGGTGATCTCGGAAAAAGCCGCGAGAGAATCTGAGTTCGGCGTGAGCTGTGAAAGCTGTCATGGCCCTGGCAGCGGTTACAAGGACCCGCATTCGGAGAAACCCGGCGGTTACGAAAAAGCGCTGAAATTGGGTTTGGTGGAGCTGAAAAATTTGGACAAGCGCGCCGTGGCGTGCGTTTACTGTCATTATATTACCGAGCCTAAATTGATTTCTGCAGGCCATTCCACCGGCGAAAAATTCAATTACGTCACCAAGATGAAGACGATTGCCAATCCCAATCACTGGAAACATCCGCTTGAGCCGGCGGAGCAATTGCGACCGGCGTTCGCCAAAGCGTTGAAAGCGCGAGGGCCGGCGCCAGTGGCGACAGCGCCGCCGGCGCCCAAACCCTCGCCAACGGCTCCAACTCCGCCACCTTTAACAGCGACCATAACTGAGGCTCCGTCACCCTCACCGACACCGCGACCACGGCCGGCGCCGCGGCCACCAACGCCGCGGCCGGTCCTACCCGCGACGCCGCCGGCGGAAGACGTCCAGCCGCTCACGCTCGATCCGTTTCCAACCGTGAGCGACAGCACGTCGCTGCAGGAACTCATTTTAATTTTGAAAAAGCGATTGGAGTATTTATATCAGAAGACCGGAGGAATTGATCAACCATGACTCAGCAAGAGAACATCGCTCTCGAACCGACCGAAGCCAGGCGCCTGGCGCAATACCGCGATCGCTGGAATTCCTTTGGCGTCAACACCGGCATCACAAAGCTTTCCGACAAGCTCTCGCTCGCCGACCTGCGCCAATATGATCTGTTTCAGGATTACGACGACGAGTTTCTGGAAAAAATCAGCCCCGATATCGCGATTGCAAGTTGGAAGAAGGGGGCGATCTTATTTGAAGAAGGCGCCTACCTTGATCTGGCCTTTTTTGTCTTGCGGGGTGCCGTGGAAATTTACGTGGGCCGCTTCCAAGATCAGGCCGAGCTGAGCCGGCCGATTTTCGACATGTCGCGGACGATGATGCTCAAACCCTCGGAAACGTTGGCGATGAAACCCAGGCCGGCGTCGCCGGAAACAACAGCCAGCCGAGAAACGATATTGCAAACGCAGATAAAAAAACAACGCCCGACTCGGGATTCCAGCGTGCTTTTTTTATCCACGCTCGATTTTGATCTGCCAGCCGGCGGCGGCAAGATGCTGGGGCCGGGCGAAGTGGTGGGAGAAATCGGCGCGATGAGCGGCTGGCCGCAAGCGGTGACCGCGCGCGCCGCCACCGACTGCGAGTTGCTGCAAATCCGCGTGCCGGCGCTGCGGAAGATGAAGGACGAGTCGAAAGCCTTCCAGGCCCGGCTCGACAAAGTTTACCGCGAACGGTCGCTGGCGGCGCATCTCAAAACCACGCCGCTGCTGCAAAAGTGCGACGAGGCTTTTGTAGATGCCCTCACCCGGCGCGTCGAGCTGGCCTCATTCAAACGCAATCAAGTGATTACCAAAGAGGGCGAACCCGCCGAGGCGTTCTACCTGGTGCGTTCCGGTTTTGTCAAGCTCTCGCAGCAATTCGGCGAGGATCAAATCGTGGTATCGTATCTCTCGAAGGGCATGACCCTGGGTGAAATCGAGCTGTTGCTCGACGGCGTGCAAACGTGGAAATTCACCGCGACCTCGGTCGAATACAGCGATCTCGTGAAAATTTCCCGCGCTGATTTTCGCGAGCTGGTGAAAAACAATCCGGGTGCGGAAAAGCTGCTGTGGGAAACCGCCGTGGCGCGCATCAAGGAAACCGGCGCCAGTAAAAAGAACATCGGCCAGTCGGAGTTCGTGCAAGCCGCGCTCGAAACCGGCCTGGTGCAGGGCAACAGCATTTTGGTGATCGATCTGAGTGTTTGCACACGCTGCGATGATTGCGTGCGGGCCTGCGCCGACACCCACGGCGGCCGGCCGCGTTTTGTGCGCGAAGGCGACCGCTATGAAAATTTTCTCATCACCAAAGCTTGTTATCATTGCCGCGACCCGATTTGCCTGGTCGGCTGTCCGACCGGCGCCATTCGCCGCGCCAATATCGGCGCGGTGGTGGAGATCGACGATAATCTTTGCATCGGCTGCAAAGCCTGCGCGACAAATTGTCCTTACGACGCCATCGTGATGCACGACACCGGCGCCGTGTGGCCCGACGACGTGCTGCCCGAATATCTGCGCGGCAAGCCACGGTTGTTGGCGAGCAAATGCGACTTGTGCTCCCAAACCAATCACGGCCCGGCTTGTGTCGGCAATTGTCCGCACGGCTGCGCCTTTCGCTTCGGCAGTC
This DNA window, taken from candidate division KSB1 bacterium, encodes the following:
- a CDS encoding GxxExxY protein translates to MMQYGELRKAGINAEKKKPNIVYYEGENFGEFEADILVENAIILELKSVRQLAKAHEVQLINYLVATGKDVGLLLNFGEEKVDVKRKVRELNQYSRQTEA
- a CDS encoding cytochrome c family protein; amino-acid sequence: MSKHAFLKIFGSVITLTFLPAKNLAQQYQTLGPASCGLGQTNCHTRENGWWTTDAHHNSLDRFYEPDEECLQIAKLYGITPADMLKGNKGCMRCHGTVISEKAARESEFGVSCESCHGPGSGYKDPHSEKPGGYEKALKLGLVELKNLDKRAVACVYCHYITEPKLISAGHSTGEKFNYVTKMKTIANPNHWKHPLEPAEQLRPAFAKALKARGPAPVATAPPAPKPSPTAPTPPPLTATITEAPSPSPTPRPRPAPRPPTPRPVLPATPPAEDVQPLTLDPFPTVSDSTSLQELILILKKRLEYLYQKTGGIDQP
- a CDS encoding cyclic nucleotide-binding domain-containing protein — its product is MTQQENIALEPTEARRLAQYRDRWNSFGVNTGITKLSDKLSLADLRQYDLFQDYDDEFLEKISPDIAIASWKKGAILFEEGAYLDLAFFVLRGAVEIYVGRFQDQAELSRPIFDMSRTMMLKPSETLAMKPRPASPETTASRETILQTQIKKQRPTRDSSVLFLSTLDFDLPAGGGKMLGPGEVVGEIGAMSGWPQAVTARAATDCELLQIRVPALRKMKDESKAFQARLDKVYRERSLAAHLKTTPLLQKCDEAFVDALTRRVELASFKRNQVITKEGEPAEAFYLVRSGFVKLSQQFGEDQIVVSYLSKGMTLGEIELLLDGVQTWKFTATSVEYSDLVKISRADFRELVKNNPGAEKLLWETAVARIKETGASKKNIGQSEFVQAALETGLVQGNSILVIDLSVCTRCDDCVRACADTHGGRPRFVREGDRYENFLITKACYHCRDPICLVGCPTGAIRRANIGAVVEIDDNLCIGCKACATNCPYDAIVMHDTGAVWPDDVLPEYLRGKPRLLASKCDLCSQTNHGPACVGNCPHGCAFRFGSLDEFRQLLEGRA